One genomic region from Halobacteria archaeon AArc-dxtr1 encodes:
- a CDS encoding PAS domain S-box protein: protein MRNRTGDDEPGDGESARIDPRTDSAFFETLVENTSEGVLTIDETSTIVYANPAIETILGYSPDELIGESKLELIPERLQGAHLAGLKKYVRTGEKHIDWDGVELPALHREGHEVPVLISLREHEYDGRQLFTGIFRDLSSRKRRQRQFEAVFNNTYQFTGLLEADGTVVEINETALQFGGLNRDDVVGKPLWETHWIETDRATETVRRGVERASEGEFFREQLTIRGQARQAVIDFSIRPISDDDGTVQRLVPEGRDITSLKNRERQLTVLHRVLRHDMRNDLNAVIGFANLLADELEDERHVEYATEVATAAAGLLDLSERAKTLVDTVLESDAERDPVSLVAIMSDATATVQDRYPAATVELHVGEEADVSVDPRLQAAVEELLENAVEHAEIDEPRVSVAVDRSGGAVSLSVADEGPEIDPTQRTLIFEADEITPLRHGSGLGLWLVSWIVAELGGELQYDSHPEGGNVVTVVLPTSGS from the coding sequence TGAGAAACCGGACCGGCGACGACGAGCCAGGAGATGGCGAGTCGGCTCGGATCGATCCACGGACCGATTCGGCCTTTTTCGAGACGCTGGTGGAGAACACCTCCGAAGGCGTGTTGACGATCGACGAGACGAGCACGATCGTCTACGCGAACCCCGCTATCGAGACAATTCTCGGCTACAGTCCGGACGAGTTGATCGGTGAGTCGAAGCTCGAACTCATCCCCGAACGGCTCCAGGGCGCTCACCTCGCGGGATTGAAGAAGTACGTCAGAACCGGTGAGAAACACATCGACTGGGATGGCGTCGAACTGCCGGCGCTCCACCGCGAGGGCCACGAGGTCCCAGTGCTGATCAGTTTGCGCGAGCACGAATACGATGGGAGACAGCTATTCACCGGCATCTTTCGCGATCTATCGAGTCGAAAGCGCCGCCAGCGACAGTTCGAGGCCGTCTTCAACAACACCTACCAGTTTACGGGCCTGCTAGAGGCTGACGGAACGGTCGTCGAAATCAACGAGACGGCCCTGCAGTTCGGTGGACTAAATCGCGATGACGTCGTCGGAAAGCCCCTGTGGGAGACTCACTGGATCGAGACAGATCGCGCCACTGAGACCGTCCGTCGCGGGGTTGAGCGCGCCAGCGAGGGCGAATTCTTCAGAGAGCAACTCACCATCCGTGGTCAGGCGCGCCAGGCGGTTATCGATTTCTCGATCAGGCCGATCAGCGACGACGACGGAACGGTCCAGAGGCTGGTACCCGAAGGGCGTGACATCACGTCGCTGAAAAACCGCGAACGGCAGCTCACTGTCCTCCATCGGGTGTTGCGCCACGATATGCGAAACGACCTGAACGCGGTCATCGGCTTTGCCAACCTCCTCGCAGACGAACTCGAAGACGAGCGCCACGTCGAGTACGCGACGGAGGTGGCGACGGCTGCCGCCGGGCTACTCGACCTCTCCGAACGCGCCAAGACGCTGGTCGACACCGTTCTGGAGAGTGACGCCGAACGTGATCCCGTTTCGCTCGTGGCGATCATGTCGGATGCAACGGCAACCGTCCAGGACCGCTACCCGGCCGCGACGGTCGAACTCCACGTGGGTGAGGAAGCAGACGTCTCGGTGGATCCGCGCCTCCAGGCCGCCGTTGAGGAACTTCTCGAAAACGCGGTCGAACACGCCGAGATCGACGAGCCACGCGTCTCGGTCGCCGTAGACCGGTCGGGCGGCGCGGTCTCACTCTCCGTCGCTGACGAAGGGCCCGAAATCGATCCGACCCAGCGAACCCTCATCTTCGAGGCCGACGAGATCACCCCGCTTCGCCACGGGAGCGGACTCGGTCTCTGGTTAGTGTCGTGGATTGTCGCGGAACTCGGCGGCGAGTTGCAGTACGACTCCCATCCCGAGGGCGGAAACGTTGTCACGGTCGTGCTTCCAACGTCGGGTTCCTAA